The candidate division WOR-3 bacterium DNA window GAATATTGTCGATGAATCCCTGGGAAGTGTTGGATTGGAAAGTTTCAAGCAGAGAGTTCCTTATCACCTTTCCGGTGGTGAGAAAAGAAGGTTGGCGATGGCAACGATCCTTGCCATGAAGCCGCGTGTGTTGCTGCTCGATGAACCGACGCTTGGGCTTGATCTGCCGACGGTTGAAAAGATCGTAGAGATACTTGGTGAACCAGGACTTGCTTACATCATAATTTCACAAAACCGTGATTTCTTGAAGAGAACGACGCGGCAGCTGATTACGTTTGAGGACGGTACATTGAAAACGCTAGACTGAGAGACAAACGTTCGTTACTTTCGTTTGGCTCGTTAATCTCGTTATTATCGCTAAAACTTAGTAAAAGGAGAAATGTAGGGCAAACCTTTAGGTTTGCGATGATTTGCATGGCTAAAGCCCTGCCCTACGTACTTTCTCGCAGAATATGGTAGTTCTCGATTCGCTCGCTCACTCGAACAATAAGGCTCAAGGTCATTGCGAGTCGTGTCTGTCCTGAGAGAAGCGAAGGGAGCGTGTTGAAGGCGAAGTTCCGCGAAGTGAGAATCCTTGTGCTTGGCACGGGACAATCTCACCCTCACCTTAATCCTCTCCCATCAAGGGAGAGGAAAAATAGGGTGGGCGTATTGCGTCGAGCGTACTGGCTGGATTCCCCGGTTGAACCGGAGAATGACCCTGCTACGCAGGGTATCACCCTCACCTTGCTCCTCTCCCCTCTGAGAAACGGAGAGGGGGAGACAAGGAGAAATAGAGAACCTATATCGAATTTCGAATATGGAATTTCACAATAACGTTTGCCTCATTAATTTCGCTAATGTAGTTAGTATTGCTTAGCTTCTGAGGTTCAGAGGTTCGTATCTTCCGGTGGTTAGGCGTGTCGCGTAGGGCGTACGGTGACAGGCACCTACGGAGCCAGTCCCCTTGTCGCCAGCGTGCCTTGACGGATGGTCGGTGTCGGGTAGAATTGATGAGCAAGGAGGCTTATTATGGTAAATGTGACTGCGCTTTCATTATTAATGTTGTGTTTTGCAGTGCCGATTATGGCAGAGGGTCAGTTTGAAAAGGACGTCATCGAGACATCTGCAGGAGATCTTGAAATTACTTTCATCGGGCATGGTACGTTGATGTTTGAAGTTGATGGCAAAGTCATCCATGTTGATCCCTGGAGCAGACTGGCAGATTACTCGAAATTGCCGAGAGCCGATCTGGTTTTGGTGACTCACCATCACGGTGATCATCTTGATCCTGCTGCGATTGAGAAGATCAGTAAAGATAACACGATAATTGTGCTTACAGAAATCTGCGCAGAAACCTTTGAAGGTGGTGTTGTCATGAAAAACGGCGACGCACAGAATTTCATGGGGATCGATGTTCTTGCTGTACCGGCTTATAACATTGTGCACAAGCGGGACAGCGGAGAACCATTTCATCCCAAAGGTGAGGGCAACGGTTATATTCTTGCTTTTGGAGATACTCGTGTCTATATTGCCGGTGATACGGAGAATACGCCCGAAATGAAAGCCCTGGAGGATATTGACATTGCTTTTCTGCCGATGAACCTTCCGTATACCATGACGCCTGAAATGGTCGCAGATGCGGTAATTGCGTTCAAACCGAAGGTGTTGTACCCGTATCATTACGGGGAAACAGACCTTTCTAAACTTGATGAATTACTCAAGGATAATAAGAATACAGAGGTGCGGATACGAAAAATGGAGTGACTAAATTACGAACGTTGTGCTCGTTATTTTCGCTAGTCTCGTTATTATCGTAATACCACTGAAGGTACAAAGCGAATTGCGAAATGGAAGACCCTAAAAACGTTTGGCTCGTTATTTCCGCTAATATCGCTCAAGATCAAGGAAGAAAGAATATAATGTCATGATGTTTACTAGAGCAATAGTCAGGACGCCGGGGCGGTCAATAATCAATGGTGTGACGACTGCGGATTTAGGAATACCCGATTACAAAAGGGTTTTACAGCAGCATGAGAGGTATATTGAGGCGCTGAGACAGTGCGGACTCGAGGTGACGATAATGCTACCGCAGGAGGAGTATCCCGATTCCACGTTTGTTGAAGACTGCGCCGTGCTTGCGGAAAGATGCGCGATAATAGGAAATCTCGGAGTTGGCAGCAGAAAGGGAGAGGAGTCCAGCATCGAAAAAGCCCTGCGGAGTCATTATGCTGACATCAGATTCGTGAGACACCCGGGAACACTTGAGGGCGGTGATGTGTTGAGAGTTGGTGAGCATTTCTACGTCGGTATCACTAGAAGGACGAATGTTAAAGGAGCAGAGCAATTGATTAGTATTCTGGGTGATTTTGGCTATACCGCGTCAACGGTTCCCGTGGTCAGCGCCTTGCACCTTAAGACCGGGGTGGCGTACCTTGGTGACAATAATATTGTTCTGGCAGGCGAATTTGTCGATAATCCTGCTTTTGCTGATCATAACGCGATTGTCATAGATGACGACGAAAGTTATGCGGCGAATTGCATAAGAGTTAACGATTATGTTCTTATGCCGGCAGGATATAGAGAATCCAGAAAGAAGATCACAGGCGCCGGCTTTTCGGTTATTGAGATCGACGTTTCAGAATTTCGCAAAATCGACGGCGGAATCAGTTGCCTGTCCCTTAGACATTAGACGATTATCTTCATTATTAAGTACATAGTTTATTAATGCATGAATCTGCACTTTCATTTACCGCGCAGTCATGGAAGTTATTGACAGGTGGTGAGGATATCATATAATCACTCAAGGTCTATGGATAAGGGAGGAATTATGAAAAGTGTTATGCTGGTGTTTTTTGCGGCTTTTTTGCTGCTGTATGTGGGTTGTGGAGGTGAAGAGGAAGCTGGTGTTTCGCTCAGGTTGACAAACCCGCAGGGTCTATCAGTACCGTTTTACGGTTCTTACATGATATCATCGGCGACCGACAGTGTCATCATGGATGACTACACTGATATCGAATACAACTTCACGCTTAGCAGTGGCGAGAGCGCAGAGGGATGGGTACGCAAGGATACTGTTGATGTAGTTGATACACTGCATTTCCAGGCTTTTGTAAACGGCGAGGAGGAAGTGAGTCTCAAGACCACATTGATAATCGAGCTTATTCAATTCTCGGTAAGCGCACAGTAACTAAACACTGACCTGACTTAGAAACGGAGAGACGGAGCGCCGGAGATACGCTCTAGGACAAGAAGTTGAGAAATTGAGAAGGTAAGAAGCGGAGAAACTATCGAGAGCGTAGGGCTTGGCACAGCGTGTGGCGTCTCGGCTATCTAATCTTCGTTATCTTCTGCCGGTATTCCTTTGAAGCGGTTTTGATGACAATGTAGTAATTGCCTTCAGGCACTCTCCTTCCAATCTCATCAACACCATCCCACTTTACCGATGAGTGATAACCGATGGCTGATAACTGCCCAAAATCCCTGACCAGCCTACCGCTTGCGTCATATATCCTGAGCCTTACACCCTTTTCGCCGTTCACAATCCTGTTATCCGTTATCTGATATCGTATATCAGTCGAATGGCTGAACGGATTAGGATATGCACTGAGCGACTGTGTGGCACCACTGCCGCTTTCGCCGATCCCCACAGGTTCCTGTCCACCTGAGAAGACCATGAGCGGTAGATCTGTGGCCGGTATGCCCAGAGCATTGATTATTGCCGTTCTTTCTGTCGAATCGAAGCCGGCCGTAAAATATCCCTGCAATTCCATTGAGCTCGCCTGAAGCAGCGCACCGGCTGCGCAGTATCCAGCTTCGATCAGTTGCCATCGGTCTGCCGTCGCCGCACAGTAAACAAAATAGGCGGGTGCGGTCTGCGGGATGCGTGGTACTGCGGACCGCAGTTGCGGTCTCCGGTCTCCATCGGTCACGCGTTCGATACGGTGATCCCTGGTTGATGGTTGGCCCGAAGGCAGGCGAATATGATATCTTTCAACGCCCTCAGAACGAACCATGTAGATACGACCGGTCAGGTAATAATTTGCCACGGCCGAAGCTGCTGTCAGGCCGCCGCGATTATTGGATGTAGTGTGGGGCGTATTGCCATAGGATGCCCAGGCGAGTTGAGAGAGCTGCTCAAGGTTCAGCTCAGTGCTCATGAACTCGTCACCATAGTTGAGGTTACCAAGAGCAGTTTCCAGAATTACTGGGCCGTCAGTCGACGGATCCGGCAGACTGCCGTTTGATGAAATGGCGACGCATTGTGAAGTCACGCCGCTGACCGTACCCATCAGTCCGTAGCAATTGGCTATCTGAACGCTCTGGCTTGGGTTCCAGGTACTGTTGGCATTATTCCGGGCGCTTTCTTTTGGACAACAGGAAGGCTGGCTGCTCGTGGTATTCCAAAAGGATATCGCCGCCAGGTGTGCATAATGAAGCGCTGTGCCGGCATCTTCAGCAAGGTTGCTGGCAACACCGATCTCAAATGCGAGGTTTGATTCAGATAGATGGTTACCCGATTGATGTAGTATGATGTCGTGCAGCACCGGATCATATTCGTATACATTGTCCGGCAGTGCTACATATATCGTACGGTCCGTACCGATGACAGGTGCCCTGGAACCTGCCCACAGCGCATTTGCAAGGATCTGTTCGGATAATGTACCGCTGTATCCGCCGTGATATGACCTGCGGCTGTTCATTATTATCTCTGACGAAAATGTGTTGACCTGAGGAGGTGGTAAGGTTGCCGAACGCTGGAGTAGCGAAGGTAGATGATGAGCATAGGTACGGTTAAGTAAAACACTGGCTCCCCCTCCCAGCAAAATCTTTATGAATTCTCTTCGGTTCATAATGCCTCCGGTCAACTATAGCCGATATCGACCGATTGTCAATTTGGGATTTAACAGAAAAACGTTACGTGCGTTAATTTCGTTAATACCGCTATTCCCGCTAAATGACGATACTTAATACTGAGCCGTCACCAACGGGAGCCTTAGGCCTCGAGCGAACGCAGTGAGTCGAGAAGTAGGAAGATTGCCGCGGCTGGCTACGCCAGCCTCGCAATAACAGTGTTAGATGTTTGGTGTAGAGCGTCTTGCGTCAAGCGTGTAGCGTGAAGCATCGCGAGTCGTTCTCAGCAGCAGCCGCAATCGCAAGTGGGTTCTTTAGTTCGCCTAAGGGCGGCGATCATCTGCGCGGTGGCGCAGCCGGTTCCTGAGTCAACAGTGATGGCGCTGACCGGACAGTTGAGTGCGCACGCGCCGCATTCCATGCAATCAGCTGGTCTGACAAGTTGGGCAGTGCCGTCATTTTGAGCGAAGACACCGTGCGGGCAAACAGTGCTGCACATGCCACAGCCCGTACACAGTTCGGCATCATATTTCAGCGTGGGTTCGAGGTATTTACTTCTCATTTCCTTCCCTGCTAGCGGACAAACCTGAACACCAACCCGATGATTGCGCCAGCACAAAACATCCAGAACATTATGGGAAAATACGAAAATATCTCCCGTGCCACGCCGCTTTTTGAGGTAAACGGCGTCGCACCTGTGTAATTGAGGGTTATAAAAGCAACGAGAGATGGCATGACCAGTAGATAGGGGAACGCCCAGCCGATGCTTTTCCACCACGCTGCCATTGGATTGGTTAAGAGCACTATGAGAAAAAAGGGTAATGCGACAATTCCACCAAGTATGAATCCCTTAGTGCTGAAGTTGGGTGTGGGAATCCACGGAATGACAATTGGGAATATCATCAGACCGGTTACGATAATCACGAGCGCGGCGAGAGCAGGAATCGGACCGCTAACATAATATAGTATGGCCACGAGAAGTGCTGTCGGCAGTATCATGTGAGTTAACTCGACGGGGACCAATGTCAATCGGTCCGATAGGTCAAAACGCACGAGACGCATCTGAGGTGTTGCCTTATGAGTTTCTAGATATGCAGGAATATCGTCTGCTCTTACCGGACCATACTCAACTTTGAAACCGGTTCTTTTCTCTGTTTCGTGGGCCGCGACTCCTGAAGCGCCGAGTTGAGGCAGGATAAGCAAACGGTGACTGACGTACTGTTCAAGCTCCACATCCTTTATTCGATGGATGAGTTCTTCAGTACCGAAGGTGCCCTTTCCGGCAGCGCACCATACGTTGATCCCTTTTGTGTCAAGAACGAGAATGTAACAATCGACCCCGGCAAGAGCTTCGCGGAGTTTGTTAAAACTGAGACCGTAGTTTGCAGTTACGAACACATGTGATTCTTTGTTGGGTTTTCCTAATGTGTAAAGACCTGGTTGGACGCGAAACCTGTTACGTCTCAAGCCGACACGCGCGAAAAAGTGTTGAAGTTTGTCGCTCAAAGTAATGTTGCTTGTTGTCGGTTTTATCATTTCAGGATCAGAGGGAACTCAGGTCATTATAATGCAGAGTAGAAAAAGGTCAAGGTGATAGGTGTATGCTGCAAACCATGATTGCGTCCGCTATTGTGTCCGTGTCTTCTTGCGCAGAGCTTTGTGCAGATATGGACTCTTGACATGTATGTAGAATCTTATAGGATGGTGCTGGTACAGCTGTAGAGGAGGTAGTATGAAGCGTACTGTTTCGATTCTGGTTCTTTATTCTTTTCTGCTCAACTGCACATTTGCTCCAAAGTATGACATTCAATATGAGGTAAAAAGACGGGTTACTGTCAGCGAAAGAGTAGGAGATACGATCGATTCTGAAGAGCGCGAGCACTTCGGTCTCTTCCTACCTGAGATATATGTGAGGCCAATGACCTATAAGTTTGAGTCGGCAGCTATCTACGCGATACCTGGTAGTGGGTATGAATTGAGGTTGTCTGCGGCGTCAAAAACCATATTGGTGGTGAATAAAGACCCCCGTGGTATCGATATCCTAACAGATTATATAGACAATTACGAAAGCGTGGCAGAGTCGAGAGAGGACTTCGAGAAGAAATGGGGTGTTGTCGGTTATGACAACTTGGGGTTGTTCATTACGACCAGTGAATTAGAAATAACAAGAGAATATTTTGTTGCTGAACGGAGTCGGTCAGCAAGACGCGACCCGTTGATCTGGGGCACTACTGCAGGACTGTGCGTGGGTGGAGCGGTGGGTC harbors:
- a CDS encoding MBL fold metallo-hydrolase — its product is MVNVTALSLLMLCFAVPIMAEGQFEKDVIETSAGDLEITFIGHGTLMFEVDGKVIHVDPWSRLADYSKLPRADLVLVTHHHGDHLDPAAIEKISKDNTIIVLTEICAETFEGGVVMKNGDAQNFMGIDVLAVPAYNIVHKRDSGEPFHPKGEGNGYILAFGDTRVYIAGDTENTPEMKALEDIDIAFLPMNLPYTMTPEMVADAVIAFKPKVLYPYHYGETDLSKLDELLKDNKNTEVRIRKME
- a CDS encoding arginine deiminase family protein, whose translation is MFTRAIVRTPGRSIINGVTTADLGIPDYKRVLQQHERYIEALRQCGLEVTIMLPQEEYPDSTFVEDCAVLAERCAIIGNLGVGSRKGEESSIEKALRSHYADIRFVRHPGTLEGGDVLRVGEHFYVGITRRTNVKGAEQLISILGDFGYTASTVPVVSALHLKTGVAYLGDNNIVLAGEFVDNPAFADHNAIVIDDDESYAANCIRVNDYVLMPAGYRESRKKITGAGFSVIEIDVSEFRKIDGGISCLSLRH
- a CDS encoding T9SS type A sorting domain-containing protein → MNRREFIKILLGGGASVLLNRTYAHHLPSLLQRSATLPPPQVNTFSSEIIMNSRRSYHGGYSGTLSEQILANALWAGSRAPVIGTDRTIYVALPDNVYEYDPVLHDIILHQSGNHLSESNLAFEIGVASNLAEDAGTALHYAHLAAISFWNTTSSQPSCCPKESARNNANSTWNPSQSVQIANCYGLMGTVSGVTSQCVAISSNGSLPDPSTDGPVILETALGNLNYGDEFMSTELNLEQLSQLAWASYGNTPHTTSNNRGGLTAASAVANYYLTGRIYMVRSEGVERYHIRLPSGQPSTRDHRIERVTDGDRRPQLRSAVPRIPQTAPAYFVYCAATADRWQLIEAGYCAAGALLQASSMELQGYFTAGFDSTERTAIINALGIPATDLPLMVFSGGQEPVGIGESGSGATQSLSAYPNPFSHSTDIRYQITDNRIVNGEKGVRLRIYDASGRLVRDFGQLSAIGYHSSVKWDGVDEIGRRVPEGNYYIVIKTASKEYRQKITKIR
- the hgcB gene encoding mercury methylation ferredoxin HgcB, which codes for MRSKYLEPTLKYDAELCTGCGMCSTVCPHGVFAQNDGTAQLVRPADCMECGACALNCPVSAITVDSGTGCATAQMIAALRRTKEPTCDCGCC
- the hgcA gene encoding mercury methylation corrinoid protein HgcA codes for the protein MIKPTTSNITLSDKLQHFFARVGLRRNRFRVQPGLYTLGKPNKESHVFVTANYGLSFNKLREALAGVDCYILVLDTKGINVWCAAGKGTFGTEELIHRIKDVELEQYVSHRLLILPQLGASGVAAHETEKRTGFKVEYGPVRADDIPAYLETHKATPQMRLVRFDLSDRLTLVPVELTHMILPTALLVAILYYVSGPIPALAALVIIVTGLMIFPIVIPWIPTPNFSTKGFILGGIVALPFFLIVLLTNPMAAWWKSIGWAFPYLLVMPSLVAFITLNYTGATPFTSKSGVAREIFSYFPIMFWMFCAGAIIGLVFRFVR